The nucleotide sequence AGCTCGATACACTACGGTCAATCAATGAGGGATTGCTTCGGTATCCTGAAACCTTCAATGTGTATCCTAAGCTTCAGCGGATTTTGGAACGACGGGCAACAGCACTTAATGACGGCGAGAAGGTTGACTGGGGACATGCTGAAACGTTAGCATTCGCCTCGATTCTCGCACAAGGTACGCCGATCCGACTTAGCGGTCAAGATGTTGAACGGGCTACATTCGCACATCGTAACCTCGTGTTGCATGATGCGATTTCTGGTGAGACATTCTGCCCTCTTCATGAGTTGCCTGAAGCGAAAGCATCTTTCGCTATTCATAACAGCCCATTATCTGAAGCTGGCGTGCTTGGCTTCGAGTATGGCTACAATGTGTTCGCACCTGAAACCCTTAACATTTGGGAAGCTCAATATGGTGACTTCGTCAACTGCGCACAAGTGTTGATCGATCAGTTCATTTCTGCTGGTCATTCCAAGTGGACGCAACGCTCTGGTTTGGTTATGCTCCTTCCTCACGGTTATGAGGGTCAAGGACCTGAGCATTCGAGTGCACGACTTGAACGGTTCCTACAGCTTTCGGGTGAAGAGAATTGGACTGTCGCTTACTTAAGTAGCGCAGCTCAATACTTCCACTTGCTACGTCGCCAAGCGGCGATTGCCAATACGGAATCTGCACGTCCGCTCGTTCTAATGGCGCCAAAGAGCTTGATTCGTAATCCGCATGTCGCTTCACCAGCTTCTGCATTTACCGAAGGATCATTCCAGCCTGTGCTTGAGCAAGATGGTCTTGGACTGAAAACACAACGCGTTAATCGACTTGTTCTTTGCACAGGAAAAGTGGCCATCGATCTAGCAGATGAAATCTCGAAGACCTCTGGCGAAGTGGAGCGCGACGAGCTTCATATTGCTCGCGTTGAACAGCTTTATCCGTTCCCTAAACAAGAGCTTGACACCATTATCAAGCGTTATCCTAAACTGACAGAAATTGTTTGGGTACAGGAAGAACCGAAAAATATGGGCGCATGGAGTTACATTGAACCACGCATTCGTGAGCTTGCACCGGAAGGTGTAGCTGTACAATACATTGGACGTCCAGACCGTTCCAGCCCTGCAAGTGGATACCAACAAGTGCATACTCTTGAACAGAACTACATTATTTCACATGCTTTGCAAGTAAACACGCAAAATAAGCAACTGGCTTACAACTCCGGGAGGTAGCAACCATGCATGACATTATTGTTCCAGCGATGGGCGAATCGATCACGGAAGGAACGATTTCCAAATGGATCGTACAAGTAGGTGACAGCGTACAACAAGGCGACCTGCTACTTGAACTGGAAACCGATAAAGTAAACTTAGAAATTAGCGCCGAGCAAGATGGCGTAATTGTAGAAATTCGCTCGCAAGAAGGCGACACCGTTGCCATCGGCGAAGTGGTTGGTGTAATTGGCGAAGCTGGTAAAGTCGCAGCTCCGAAGGAAGCAGCTCCTGCTACAAAGACAGCGCCAGAACCTGCACCTACGGTCGTTGTAGGAGCACCAGTTGCTACGAATGATGCAAGCACAACGCTCGCTTCTCCAGCAGCAAGAAAGCTTGCTCGTGAAAAGGGAATCGATTTGAACAACGTCGCTGCACGCGATCCGATAGGTCGCATATCTAGCAATGATGTGAAGGGTGCATCTGTTGCTTCTTCTGCTCCAGTCGCTCAACCAGCAGCATCCGTTCCAGCACAAACAAAAGCTGTAACCGGTAATCCCTTCAAACCTGAAGAGCGCAAAAAGATGTCGCGTCGTCGCTTAACGATTGCAAAGCGACTCGTTGAAGCACAGCAAACAGCTGCAATGCTTACGACTTTCAATGAAGTCGATATGACTGCGATTATGGAAATTCGCAAACGTCGCAAGCAATCCTTCTTAGAAAAACACGAGGTTGGACTAGGCTTCATGTCCTTCTTCACAAAAGCTGTTGTTGGAGCTCTTAAAGCATTCCCGCTTCTCAACGCTGAAATTAACGGCGAAGATATTATCACGAAGAAGTACTATGATATCGGAATTGCAGTTGCTGCGAAAGAAGGGCTTGTCGTTCCTGTCGTACGCGAAGCCGATCGTCTTGGATTTGCTGAAATTGAGCGTACGATTGGTGAACTCGCACTCAAAGCTCGTAATAATACACTAGAAATATCCGAGCTACAAGGCGGTACTTTCACCATTACGAATGGCGGCGTGTTCGGCTCATTATTATCTACGCCAATATTAAATGCACCACAAGTCGGTATACTCGGTATGCATAAAATCCAGCTTCGCCCTGTCGCAATCGACCAAGAGCGTATGGAAAATCGTCCGATGATGTATATCGCCCTTTCCTATGATCACCGTATCGTCGATGGTGCAGAAGCTGTTCAATTCCTTGTGAAGATCAAGGAGATGCTCGAAGACCCAGAAACGTTGTTGCTCGAAGGTTAATTACGACGCATAAGTTTAGAGGTATACAATTATATAGACACAAAGGGAGAGCATGAATGATCATGCTCTCCCTTTATTTCGCTCGATTCTCGCTACTGTTAGCGATGACTCTCGTATCTATTCGCTAGACTTAATTGACGGATTGAATCGATCTCATCAGGTGTTAGAGGTGGTACATCGGCTGCGCGGACATTATGTAGAAGCTGCTCGCTTGAGCTTGCCCCTACAACTGCTGTTGCGACAGCTGGATGACTCAGTGTATAGCGGATGGCAAGCTGAGATAGACTTCGATCTGGTGTAACTAGAGCCTTCAGCTCAGCTCTAAGATCGAGC is from Candidatus Cohnella colombiensis and encodes:
- the odhB gene encoding 2-oxoglutarate dehydrogenase complex dihydrolipoyllysine-residue succinyltransferase, encoding MHDIIVPAMGESITEGTISKWIVQVGDSVQQGDLLLELETDKVNLEISAEQDGVIVEIRSQEGDTVAIGEVVGVIGEAGKVAAPKEAAPATKTAPEPAPTVVVGAPVATNDASTTLASPAARKLAREKGIDLNNVAARDPIGRISSNDVKGASVASSAPVAQPAASVPAQTKAVTGNPFKPEERKKMSRRRLTIAKRLVEAQQTAAMLTTFNEVDMTAIMEIRKRRKQSFLEKHEVGLGFMSFFTKAVVGALKAFPLLNAEINGEDIITKKYYDIGIAVAAKEGLVVPVVREADRLGFAEIERTIGELALKARNNTLEISELQGGTFTITNGGVFGSLLSTPILNAPQVGILGMHKIQLRPVAIDQERMENRPMMYIALSYDHRIVDGAEAVQFLVKIKEMLEDPETLLLEG